The Euphorbia lathyris chromosome 4, ddEupLath1.1, whole genome shotgun sequence genomic interval GTCACGGTCCTTGGGAAAAGGATTAGCTTCAATTATTTTtcccagaggatccaggcacAATGGgcgaagaaaggaaaggttaccattacagaccttgaaaatgactattatgtcattaaatttacaagGGCCGAAGACTTCAATGCTGTTGTTAATGGTGGACcttatattatctccaatcatgttttggcgcTGAGACCATGGGTCCCAAATTTCAATCctcatgattgctctgttaacaggatccttacttgggttagattcccaggtCTACCTATTGAATACTACAATGAAAGATTCTTGAATAAGATTGGTggccttgttgggaaagttcacTATGTTGATAAGACTACCGTTGGGGCAGTGAGGGGCAAGTTTGTcagggtttgtattgacattgatctcgctaagcctcttctgtccaaattctgtgttcaggataaggtctttcatattgaatatgaaggtatacacaatatctgctatgagtgtggcatgtttggccatacctatGATGGATGTCCTAAAAAGAGGAAGGTGGTGGAGGAGATGGTGGCACCTATTATAGGTAGAGCTGAGGAGAGTCAAGGTGAAAGAAGGAattttggcccatggatgcttgccaaaaGGTCAGTTAGAAGGAAGCCACGAGCTAATGCAGCTAGGAGTCATTCTCCGGATATCAGTAAAGAGATGACCACTCTCCatattgctcctgagatcaaggttaGGCCCCCTGACATCAAGAGGGGTGGTGATGCTGGTGTGGTCTCAGCATCCGGTTCGGGGTCACGGTTCGGTGTCTTGTCTATTGAGGAGGGACAGGACTCGGATCCCTCTAATGAGCATATGGAGTTAAGCATGCCAGGCCTTGAATCGGCCGAGCCAGCCTCCATCCTAGGTGAATCTATTAATCCTCTTTTTGTCTCTAAAGCTGATGCCAAAGGGAGTTCCCAGACCTTTCTCCCAACAGGAAAAGTGTTGAATAATGAGGTTAGTAGTTTAAACCATCTTGTTGATGTTCCAATTGGaaaatctatgggagttaatAAGTTGAATATGAAGAAACCCAAAGCTAACCCTAAAAAGAACCATAGTGTGttggattcttgggataaaaTGGGGTCTTCTGGCACCTCTtctaggctctccggagccccgaataaatacctgatctagggtatGGGCTTGTgtcagtagtcttcctttctgatggacttttttgtttggaatgttagaggtgcggcgagcaaggcaacccgcatccatgttaatgatcttattaagcaatttaatccttcttgttttgctcttctggagaccaaggttagtggttccAAAGCAGATGaagtggttagaaagtttaagaattggagttgtgtcagatcggaggctactggtcgggcgggggggatttggctcttttggaagccaggtcaagttAATATTGACATTATTAGTATGGACAGTCAATTaatccatagtaaggtgtgttaccctggtaataaacctttctttgtcacctttgtttatgccgatcctgtTTTAACTAACCGGAAAAGGCTGTGGGAGTTCCTGTACTCTATTAGTACTAGCATGGTGGATGCTTGGTTGGTGGCTGGGgactttaatgacattgcccttatgagtgatcagagaggagggggtaatcattatgtgaaccggtgccttaaTCACAAGCAGAGTATGGATTTATGCGGGCTGTCGGACTTGGGAGCCGCTGGTCAcaagtttacctggaaaaggaatagtgtgtttgttcgGTTAGACAAAGTTTACACTAATGTTGCTGCAATTTATAGATTTCCCGAGGTCAATGTGCTTAATCTCTCTTTCCGTCAttctgaccattgccctatcctcattaagcTGGTTAAACGTAATCGGCTTAAAGagaatagaccttttaggtatcttaTTGCTTGGGACTCGCACCCTGAGTTtaagaattttgttaaaaacaattgGCAACCTCACTCTGATGTTATCCTTGCCGCTGAGGggttcaggaggaatgtggtgggatggaataaaaacatctttggccacattatcagaaggaaaaacaaacttttaagaaggatggaaggcattcaacgtTGTTTGGAGATCCGCTTCGATCACAGTCTGaattgtcatcttagatctctccaaaacgagttggaagcagtgcttagacaggaagagcttctttggttccagaaatctaggaaggcttggattaaggacggggaccggaataccaggtttttccacctttcaacgattattagaaggcagaggaatagGATCGATGCTATCAAAGACTCTAATGGGGATTGGGCCTTTAAGGAGGAAGATATTCGTCGCCTTGCCCTTGAGTTCTATAAAGATCTTTTTAAAGAGGAAGCGGTGGACTTGAATAGTGCCCACTCTGGGATCTCCTTTCCTAGGTtggaggaggatgctattaaggaagctttccatcctattgaccagaaagaaattgatctggctTTCTCCAGTATCggagctactaaagctccagggatcgatggtattcctgctagtttctaccataaacactgggatactgtgaaggagggcatttacagttttgttttaggtgtttttggtggttccaacgatattaggctggttaataaaaccctcctggttctgatcccAAAAGTTGATAAACCTTCCTCCTTTCTTCAGATGAGGCCAATTAGTCTTtgcaatgtgttatataaagctatcactaagattgtggctaatagaatctgGCGGATCCTTCCGGAGATTATAAGCCAGAATCAAGGGAGTTTTGTTCCtggcaggcaaatgatggataatgttgttattgcccaggaggtggtccattccatgaagatgaagaaaggtaggaaagggatcgtggctctcaaactggatctggagaaagcttatgatcgtttaaactggagctttcttctggatagtttgatgaaagctggtatcccggagagcTGGAGGAAATTGATTGAGGATTGCATTTCCTCttctgttttccaggttatgatcaatggagatatgtctgatgagttctctccctccaggggaattcgtcaaggagatcctatgagccccttctttttttgttattgtcatggaaagattgtcgcacctgatccaagaggctgtgAGCAAGGGGATTCTCCACCCTGTATCCATCAACAAACATTGCCCGCCcattacccatttgttctttgctgatgatgtgatgctcttcgtggaagggaatgaggagcaaattagtgtggtgatggatatccttaattgcTTCTGtgctgcttctggccagaagattaatatccaaaagtctcggatgctttgctctaagaacatggacaAAGGCATGTGCAGAAGGCTGAGTGATCTTTccggcattcccctgactcactctttggggaagtatcttggggtccctTTACACAGCGATAGAgtctccaaagcctcttttaaagatactttggacaaaactaacggtttgtgtgctagttggaaagctaattctctttccctagCAGGCCGTCTTACTCTAATCCAGTCTGTCAATTGCGCGGCTCCTAaccatatcatgcaagcctgtagactccctgagccggtcctcaacgagcttgacaagattaaccagcgcttcctttggggagagtctggagaagggaaaaagattcacctggccccttggaaggaggtctgccagccgaaaagcagggggggtcttggcatcAGACAAGTTAAGGACAACAATAAAGTCCTTttaatgaagcttctctggagaatgtggcaatgccctgcctctctttgggttcgtcttctctgtggcaagtatcggaaagacaaaatctttggtagccctaaggagagagttgtcagttgttccttcctctggaaagggcttagcgctgtgtttgctgagttcttctcgggggttggcttggaggtgggtaatggtaagtccatcagtttctggtaTGATACATGGATTAGTGACAAACCGCTTATAGAAGTGTGtagctcccccccccccccccccccccccccccgcctagtaACATCCGTAACTGGAGagttgccgatgtggtggactcggagggagactggatctggtcgaagtttgataccttctttagcctggagaccctccttagaattagaggagttaagATTAGCAATCATGAGGAAGACAAGGACAGGCATTACTGGGCCCTGACTAACAACGGCGCTTATTCTTGCAAGtcagcctttgaagcttttacccctaacaggGCCGATCCTCTCTCGGatacttggaaatccatttgggctcttaaaatcccttaccgtattaggagtttcctgtggctgggagtcaagaacaggttgcttactaactCGGATAGACACAGACGGCACTTGGCGGAttcaggagcttgcagtagatgcagaggccatgatgaaactttgtgccatgctctgagagattgccctaagagtaaagaggtttggaaaaAGATTCTCTCTCACCACAttctcccttccttcatggcccactctgagaatgactggttctctaaTGGTGCTAGTGGGAAATTAATGGCTAACAtagagcatggtgacattttctttgctatcatctgtcaccaaatttggaagtggaggaacgaggagatttttgctGATAAAACTGTCCTTATTTCTGACTTacttgatttcttctcgaaaaaactctctattattactgagagcttcaaaggggatccCCTTGTTAGGTCTACCCAGAAAAGAGAGGTCCACCTCGTTGGTTGGAGCAAGCCAAGATAAGGGGTAgtgaagctgaatacggatggctcctgcatTAGCAATGGCAAGATAGCTGCCGGAGGAGTTCTTCGTGATGCGGGTGGCACCTGGCTgactgggtttacccagaaccTAGggatgggttcttccttttcggcggaactttggggtattctctcgGGTATCAAGTTTGCCATTAGCCTGGGTATTAAAAGGTTAtctgtggaatctgataacatggaggcaATCAACAGGATTTCTGATAACCAGGCTATTTGTCTTAACAGCCAaaatcttatcaaagctattttaaGGCTTCGCccttcctttgagttcttaaagttcagccacatttacagggaacagaaccgggttgcggatcgcttggcggcagctggacatgaggggatgttaggtgtttctaccctttcggATCCTCCCATCTTTATTtcgtctcttcttttagaggataggattggggttagccttcctaggctgatcccgggttagttttctttgtttgtgttttcctttcctgtttctaccaaaaaaaaaaaaaaaatcggtgatttttttgaatttttttgtttaattcgtacaaaagacagtatatttttaatatttttttcttatttttttcacatcccaacatatgtttgtgatttgttactgataaaataacgcatgtgtgaagtgtagataacaagattcatgaccaaaaagacagtttaatgaattatttcttaaattgacccaatttatcaacgttaggggtaaaattgctcttcgcTTCCaacattaaaggtaaaattgcaccattttagacgttaagggtaaaattgctcctgactcaaaacgttagaggtatttttgcaccttaacccttttagaaataaaaagcaTTATTAGAGTCtgaccttttattttttaattcattAAACCTTCAATATTTATTTAAACACATTAAATCCCTTAAATCCCTGaccgtttattttttatttcattaaacCCTTATCAAATTTTcttcaaaaggaaaaaaaaaacccttatcaaattaattaattggaacATCTATTTCAGTTAAAAATGCATTATTGATTCAATATgtgttttaaattatattttttataatttgaattaaaatatttacaattttCCTATTTCAAAGGcttaatgaacaaaaaaaacaaaacattacAAGCCTAATAAGATAACTTCGGAATTTAATAATACCAACCCAACCCAATAAAATTTAGATATAGATACAAATTTTGTTTTATGCCCAACCCATCCCATCAAAATCTAGATATAGATACAAATTTTGTTTTATGAGCGCATACCAAAATGGCCTTCAATCGTGTCAATTTATAcctaacgtataaaatagtaCAAAATAGCACAATTTTAAACTCAACGTTTGTAAAATAATACCAATTTAGCCTTGGATAACAGAACTTTGAACTAAATTAATACCATTTCATAGTTATACACAgttaaattggtaccatttcgCAAACATTGAAGTTAAAATTGTGTTATTTTGTACCTTGGGGTGCACCATTTTAGCCTCAACATTTgtgaaatggtaccaatttagccGTGAATAACGAAACTTGAGACTAAACTGGTACTATTTCACAAACGTTGAGGTGTCAAGTTCCATTATCCGGGACTAAATTTGTACCATTTCGCAAACGTTGAGGCTAAAATGGTATTATTTTATACACACTTCCCCGATAACCTTTTGGACATTTCGATACCTTATTTGTAAATGAAGGTCCTCATTTAGCCTCTCCAATTgtccttcaactgccttgtcTTCCCAAGAGCTTCTATTGGAGAGTCACAACCCAACCTTGCCTGCAAACAAGCAAGCCTTGACATAAGAAAGCTATTCTGCAGTATTTTCAGGAGCGGTGAAAAGAAAGTCGACGTGCCATGCCACATTCCATAGGATTCACATGATAAATACTTTTTAGGCTTCACATCATTTGTCCCTGTCCCCCGCTCCTAAACTTATCCACTTATCCAAAAAACTTGTTTGGactcctgaacttttaaagtctGCCGAtagcccctgaacttgcttaaaatatgaTCTATTAATCGCTAGGTTGCAAAGAAGTAAAATgcatgcggaagatgtattgcacacgTTTGGAAAAGTCAAGCGAATTGACACATAAACGACAAGTTGGACTTAGACCGAGGCGTAGggaaagaaaaagggttaattaatttttttcaccaTGAAATCTGATATCTCCTATTACTTAGAACATAATTTTTGACTTTCCTTGTTCCAGTTGTAACAACTCTTCCTCCCGGTCACCTGATCTACCAGATTATTAACCGAGTCAAAAGTAAacaatgttattacataattgacAAAGTTATACTTTTACggtaaaaaagaataaaataattaattctcttttttttcctaCGTGTCAGTCCAAGTCTGACGTGTCGCTACGTGTCAATCTGTTTTAATTTTctaagacgcgtgcaatacacTTTCCACATGCAGCTAACTTTTTTTGCAAGGGAGAGATTAAGTGAAGACATTTTAAGCAGGTTGAGGGGACTATCGGGACAGTTTAAGCAAAGTTGAGGGGGCTACGGGGAcagtttaagcaagttgaggggacAGATATTGTATTAAGCCTACTTTTTAACACCATTAGAATTCAAATCtagtcaaaaaataaaaaaggttaacCTGAAGATCGGGAAGATCAGCACGCATGAATGGATTCGTCTCCAGCTCTTCCTCGATAGTCGAGGGGATGGTTGGGAGCCCTGATTGCCGCTGTTTCTGAGCCCATATGAGTTTTTGTTGTGTCTTTACATTGTCTGGTTCAACTGTCAGAGCAAATTGCAAGTTCTTGACTGTGTACTGGAGGAAGCATGATAAAAGATGTTACAATGGCATCAAAATAAAGGAAGATTCGAAATAAGAATTGACCTCAATTTGAAACAATATCATTTAGCAAAGACAGAAATCCAGTTCGATGAACCAATTATCGTTCACTACCTAGAAAAGTAACTATCAAATGATTATCAATAGTGTTACGTTCCAATCTCACTTAAACCTACTATTAGATCCTAGGAAGCACCAACACTTCTTGGAGGTTAACGTACGAGTGTCGGACAGTCCGGGCACTCTGACACTCCGGGGACACTCGGGGACAACGCACCCAACACTCCAAAATAAGTGTcccctctttttcttttctttattgatGGGGACACTTCAGAGAGACAGATTCTAAGTTAATTAAGTAGAATATAAgggtatttttttaataattttacaaaaaagaggggttgatatataaaaaaataaaataaaaccctaattaaaaaaaaaaaatcaaaatctagTGAAAAGAATATATAGCAGCAGTCCCTTTTTTGGtagtttaaatagtttgaaGTATTAAATGTTCTTTTCTTATGAATTAACGACTTATTGTGGATGTTATTTATGGTCTATAATTACTAAtgaatgttatatatatatatatatggcatGTCCCTTCCGTACCCGTGGctcatatttttaaaaataccgCTTGCCACACCCGTACGATCACATCTGATGCAGACAATGGCCTATACTAGATGTTGCTATTGCTATCGTCCATTTTGACAGACAATATACTGCTCATGAACTGCTCATAAGTACTGCATGACCCTAAAACTGCTCCAGAATTGGTTTCGTTAATAACCCTTGGTAATTCCAATCACTTTAAATGTTTTCTTAATTTCTTATATGCTATCCCATATAATATGtttgaaacaaaataaattccTCAATTAGCAAACTCATCTTCAAATGTAAATTACTCAATCTGAGTTAGTAAAACCTGTGTTCTTAAGGTTTCATCTGTATTGAAACTTTTATAGTGCAAACATCATTATAGTCTAGTTTTCTGATAAACACAATGAAACCTATGTTGCAAAGAAACGGAAACGGACAGCcaaaaacgttatttctaaaaaattatatagcTAGGAAACAGAAATattggaaaaggaaaaaaacatgaaaagattAGAATGAAACTAAAAGAATAGCTTAATTGAAACGTAAAAGTATAAAAAGGATTAGAGAGATGTAGTAAAAATAATCTGATGCGTTGCGAAGTTctacatatttttcattcatatgCATTGATTTTAAAAGcattcaacttttttttaatttatatcataAAGGAAAATAAGTACTAATAAGCATTTACAAACAAATAAATCACCTCGTGGCCACAGTAAACTTGAGTAGGCTTTGGCAATGATGCCAATGTTTGACAAAGTGATTGGTACATCTGTTCTGCAGTTCCTTCAGCAAATTTCCCGCAACCAGCAATGAACTGCAAATTGAATAAGGTTACAAAAGTTAGGGCTGTAACCGACCCGAGCTTTACTTGCGAGCAGCTCGTTAATTCTGTTAATGAACTTCGCTCGCGGACAGCTTCttaattatgttcatttatTATCTTTGAAATTGCTTTAatacaaaactacatagtttcgaaacctacaaaactacattgttttacatttcgccctttatagaaatactattattaaaaaaataatcaaaccaAACTCGCCCACGAGcgtgttcatgaacattataatcgagtttgTTCACGAACCTATAACTGAGcatgctcgcgagctttcaagACGAGTTTCGtcgtgctcaagctcggctcatttaTAAATCAAGCCGAACGCAGTCGAGCTTTTATTGAGCCGAAAGCTGtgccgctcatgagcagctcggctcatttacagccctaacaAAAGTTAATGGCTTAAAATGGTTTAGGTGGACTACATAACTTATGCTTGAGAAGATACCATGTTTAACAGCAGCACGTTTGAAGTTCATATCCTACATATATTGCCTTCTTTAACTAAGGATTTATGATAAAATCCATATACACAATTGCATAAAGCTGATAATCATTTATTAGCAATTTATATTGTGAATCTGAAAGCAATAGCATTCCAAATAAACAAACTAAGACCTATCTGTGCACTTACTAGCGTGTCTCCAGTGAACACTGCTGGATTCTCTTCCGCTTTGCCAGTTACGTAATAACTAATGTGACCTTTTGTATGACTGTCAACAAGAAAGTTAGGGAAATGGCAGACAAAAAAATTGATAATCAAAGAAATTGTTGTTAACATTTGGGTGAAAGGAAAACCATGGAACATGGTAGAAATTTGAACTAAGAAGTTCAGAAGCCTTCAATGTTTGACAGATTCATGAGCAGAAAAAGAGCTTAGCCCACTTTCATACCTAGGGTTGCAAATGCGGCAGGGATTATCCATCCCGAGGCGGGGATGGGGAAGGGAAGGGACGGACCGCTATCCCCACCCTATGGGGATTCCCATCCCATCCCCACCATATCCCTACATGGATTCTCCATGGAGATTCttacaataatatatttatatggaTTTTagatgtttatttttatatctGATAGATTGATGTATTAGAGTTTGGGATCTCTGATGGCTAGGGCAGTCCATTGGGTGCCACCTAAGAAGGATCACATTTAAAGGGCTTTAGCTCAACCTATCATAAGCATTATACAAGATTATTACAAGCCTCATTGAACCTCACGAACCTAGCATTCACGAACTAAGTAACTCTTTCTTCTGTAGCATCCTTCCTATATAAGCTATAGGAGCTCTACTTTTCATGCAATGCAAAGTCCTGGGCGGTGCGGTAGGGTGCTTACAGGTCATGTTCCCAAGATTCCGAGGAATGGGATAAGGAATGTACTACTCATGGGAGGAGTATCAGGTACTTCCTTTATAGACTGAAGTAAGCAAGCCTTGCCATCTCCTCCACCAAGCAAGCCTACAAGTGGAATACAAAGAGAGAACAGAACAGACTTACCTTACCGCTTTcctttcaatttcattttcttaGAATATGACTAATGAGGAATGGAATCCCCACAGGAACTATATTTTACCTATTTCATAAAGAGGGATGCACATGGGATTCCCCATCTAGACGGGGACGGGGAAGCAGTCCCCACCCTATTTGCAACCCTTTCCATACCAATTCACGGAGAAGAAAAGCATCATACATAATTCAATAATGAGATAATCATTTCAATATCTACCATGAGCTAGGCTAAAATGTAAGGAATTTTGAATATGTCAAAGCTACAAGTAGAAATTCTCAATATACTCCAGCTAAAACACTAGTATTCGGAAAGCCTTTTGAATTCTGACTTCTTTTTTACCCACAAGTTTCTCCCGAAGCTTTTGCAGAAAATACCCAGACTTTGTTAAGCAGATGGTGAATTGCATAAAGCATAAAACTGAGCTTCAAATTCAACTAAGCTATGGTTAAAAATAACTGGGTAACAAATGATGGCGAGCTTGTAAGAAAGCATACCAAGGAGTATGAAGAGCCAAAATATTAACATGAGAACCAAGAGTCAACTTATCACCGTTGTCCAGTTTATGGGTACAACCTTTAACGTTGTCAACGGAACCACCGCAGACCTGAATCCCAGGCACTAGCTCCTTCATCTTTTCATTTCCTCCAGCATGATCCCTAATTTAAGAAGCATATAATTGCGATCAATGAAACCAAAACGATGACTTCTGGGAACAGATGCTAGAAAATTACTCAAAGAATAAGAAAGAATCATTCAATCAATTCTAATTCAAGACTGAACTAGTACCAGTGAAATCAAAACAATGACTTCTGGGAACAGATGCTATTGCTTCAATCAATTCTAATTTGAGATTGAACTAGTACCAGTGAAACCAAAACAATGACTTCTGGGAACAGATGCTAGAAAATTACTCAAGGAATAGGAATGAATGAATCAATTCTAATTTGAGATTGAACTAGTACCAGTGAAACCAAAACAATGACTTCTGGGAACAGATGCTAGAAAATTACTCAAAGAATAGGAATGAAtaattcaattcaatcaattctAATTTGAGATTGAACTAGTACCAGTGAAACCAAAACAATAACTTCTGGAGACAGATGCTAGAAAATTAATTACTAAAAGAATAGGAACGAATCATTCAATCAAGATTGAACTAGTACCAGTGAAACCAAAACAATGACTTCTGGGGACAGATGCtagaaa includes:
- the LOC136225590 gene encoding hydroxyacylglutathione hydrolase cytoplasmic-like, coding for MKIFHIPCLDDNYAYLIIDETTKEAAVVDPVEPDKILQALNHHGVNLKLVLTTHHHWDHAGGNEKMKELVPGIQVCGGSVDNVKGCTHKLDNGDKLTLGSHVNILALHTPCHTKGHISYYVTGKAEENPAVFTGDTLFIAGCGKFAEGTAEQMYQSLCQTLASLPKPTQVYCGHEYTVKNLQFALTVEPDNVKTQQKLIWAQKQRQSGLPTIPSTIEEELETNPFMRADLPDLQARLGCDSPIEALGKTRQLKDNWRG